The following coding sequences lie in one Anguilla rostrata isolate EN2019 chromosome 8, ASM1855537v3, whole genome shotgun sequence genomic window:
- the LOC135260788 gene encoding aquaporin-4-like isoform X3: protein MTESRASRLGKCLPSCDRDRMMAAFKGIWTKSFWRAVSGEFLATMLFVLLGLGSTIGWSAGEEKPPPADLVLISLCFGLTIATMVQCFGHISGAHINPAVTAAMVCARRLSLAKAVFYLAAQCLGAVAGAGILYLATPGSVRGALGVTTVNSNISVGQGFLVELLITFELVFTVFATCDPKRTDLSGSAGLAIGFAVAIGHMFAIPYTGASMNPARSFGPAVVTWTWKDQWVYWVGPILGGIMAAGLYEYLYCPDPELKSRFGGVFSKDASGKYREAEGLVEKVTAVHTVDLEKGEKKDSFKDPSSDVLSSVGRA, encoded by the exons ATGACTGAATCCCGGGCATCGAGGCTGGG GAAGTGTCTGCCTTCGTGTGATCGTGACCGCATGATGGCAGCGTTCAAGGGCATCTGGACCAAGAGTTTCTGGAGGGCGGTCTCCGGGGAGTTCCTGGCGACCATGCTCTTCGTCCTCCTGGGCCTGGGCTCCACCATCGGCTGGTCGGCGGGCGAGGAGAAGCCGCCGCCCGCCGACCTGGTGCTCATCTCCCTGTGCTTCGGGCTGACCATCGCCACCATGGTGCAGTGCTTCGGCCACATCAGCGGCGCCCACATCAACCCCGCCGTCACGGCCGCCATGGTGTGCGCCCGCAGGCTCAGCCTGGCCAAGGCCGTCTTCTACCTGGCCGCCCAGTGCCTGGGGGCCGTCGCCGGCGCCGGCATCCTCTACCTGGCCACGCCCGGCAGCGTGAGAGGAGCCCTGGGCGTGACTACG GTGAACTCCAACATCTCGGTTGGCCAGGGCTTCTTGGTGGAGCTCCTGATCACGTTCGAGCTGGTCTTCACCGTCTTCGCCACCTGCGACCCCAAGCGCACCGACCTCAGCGGCTCGGCCGGCCTGGCCATCGGCTTCGCCGTGGCCATCGGGCACATGTTTGCG ATCCCTTACACTGGAGCCAGCATGAACCCCGCGCGCTCCTTCGGGCCCGCAGTCGTCACATGGACCTGGAAAGACCAATGG GTGTACTGGGTGGGCCCCATCCTGGGTGGGATCATGGCCGCCGGCCTCTACGAGTACCTGTACTGCCCCGACCCAGAGCTGAAGAGCCGTTTCGGGGGAGTCTTCTCCAAGGACGCCTCCGGGAAATACAGAGAGGCCGAGGGCCTGGTGGAGAAGGTGACGGCGGTCCACACCGTGGACTtggagaagggagagaagaaGGACTCCTTCAAAGACCCGTCCAGCGACGTCCTCTCATCG GTGGGGAGAGCCTAG
- the LOC135260788 gene encoding aquaporin-4-like isoform X1 — MRGSSSVHRIPVLSSTLALCRSHPREACLKCLPSCDRDRMMAAFKGIWTKSFWRAVSGEFLATMLFVLLGLGSTIGWSAGEEKPPPADLVLISLCFGLTIATMVQCFGHISGAHINPAVTAAMVCARRLSLAKAVFYLAAQCLGAVAGAGILYLATPGSVRGALGVTTVNSNISVGQGFLVELLITFELVFTVFATCDPKRTDLSGSAGLAIGFAVAIGHMFAIPYTGASMNPARSFGPAVVTWTWKDQWVYWVGPILGGIMAAGLYEYLYCPDPELKSRFGGVFSKDASGKYREAEGLVEKVTAVHTVDLEKGEKKDSFKDPSSDVLSSVGRA; from the exons ATGCGTGGTTCATCGTCAGTCCACAGGATCCCGGTGCTCTCCTCCACACTTGCCCTGTGTAGATCTCACCCTCGTGAAGCTTGTTT GAAGTGTCTGCCTTCGTGTGATCGTGACCGCATGATGGCAGCGTTCAAGGGCATCTGGACCAAGAGTTTCTGGAGGGCGGTCTCCGGGGAGTTCCTGGCGACCATGCTCTTCGTCCTCCTGGGCCTGGGCTCCACCATCGGCTGGTCGGCGGGCGAGGAGAAGCCGCCGCCCGCCGACCTGGTGCTCATCTCCCTGTGCTTCGGGCTGACCATCGCCACCATGGTGCAGTGCTTCGGCCACATCAGCGGCGCCCACATCAACCCCGCCGTCACGGCCGCCATGGTGTGCGCCCGCAGGCTCAGCCTGGCCAAGGCCGTCTTCTACCTGGCCGCCCAGTGCCTGGGGGCCGTCGCCGGCGCCGGCATCCTCTACCTGGCCACGCCCGGCAGCGTGAGAGGAGCCCTGGGCGTGACTACG GTGAACTCCAACATCTCGGTTGGCCAGGGCTTCTTGGTGGAGCTCCTGATCACGTTCGAGCTGGTCTTCACCGTCTTCGCCACCTGCGACCCCAAGCGCACCGACCTCAGCGGCTCGGCCGGCCTGGCCATCGGCTTCGCCGTGGCCATCGGGCACATGTTTGCG ATCCCTTACACTGGAGCCAGCATGAACCCCGCGCGCTCCTTCGGGCCCGCAGTCGTCACATGGACCTGGAAAGACCAATGG GTGTACTGGGTGGGCCCCATCCTGGGTGGGATCATGGCCGCCGGCCTCTACGAGTACCTGTACTGCCCCGACCCAGAGCTGAAGAGCCGTTTCGGGGGAGTCTTCTCCAAGGACGCCTCCGGGAAATACAGAGAGGCCGAGGGCCTGGTGGAGAAGGTGACGGCGGTCCACACCGTGGACTtggagaagggagagaagaaGGACTCCTTCAAAGACCCGTCCAGCGACGTCCTCTCATCG GTGGGGAGAGCCTAG
- the LOC135260788 gene encoding aquaporin-4-like isoform X2, with translation MRGSSSVHRIPVLSSTLALCRSHPREACLKCLPSCDRDRMMAAFKGIWTKSFWRAVSGEFLATMLFVLLGLGSTIGWSAGEEKPPPADLVLISLCFGLTIATMVQCFGHISGAHINPAVTAAMVCARRLSLAKAVFYLAAQCLGAVAGAGILYLATPGSVRGALGVTTVNSNISVGQGFLVELLITFELVFTVFATCDPKRTDLSGSAGLAIGFAVAIGHMFAIPYTGASMNPARSFGPAVVTWTWKDQWVYWVGPILGGIMAAGLYEYLYCPDPELKSRFGGVFSKDASGKYREAEGLVEKVTAVHTVDLEKGEKKDSFKDPSSDVLSSV, from the exons ATGCGTGGTTCATCGTCAGTCCACAGGATCCCGGTGCTCTCCTCCACACTTGCCCTGTGTAGATCTCACCCTCGTGAAGCTTGTTT GAAGTGTCTGCCTTCGTGTGATCGTGACCGCATGATGGCAGCGTTCAAGGGCATCTGGACCAAGAGTTTCTGGAGGGCGGTCTCCGGGGAGTTCCTGGCGACCATGCTCTTCGTCCTCCTGGGCCTGGGCTCCACCATCGGCTGGTCGGCGGGCGAGGAGAAGCCGCCGCCCGCCGACCTGGTGCTCATCTCCCTGTGCTTCGGGCTGACCATCGCCACCATGGTGCAGTGCTTCGGCCACATCAGCGGCGCCCACATCAACCCCGCCGTCACGGCCGCCATGGTGTGCGCCCGCAGGCTCAGCCTGGCCAAGGCCGTCTTCTACCTGGCCGCCCAGTGCCTGGGGGCCGTCGCCGGCGCCGGCATCCTCTACCTGGCCACGCCCGGCAGCGTGAGAGGAGCCCTGGGCGTGACTACG GTGAACTCCAACATCTCGGTTGGCCAGGGCTTCTTGGTGGAGCTCCTGATCACGTTCGAGCTGGTCTTCACCGTCTTCGCCACCTGCGACCCCAAGCGCACCGACCTCAGCGGCTCGGCCGGCCTGGCCATCGGCTTCGCCGTGGCCATCGGGCACATGTTTGCG ATCCCTTACACTGGAGCCAGCATGAACCCCGCGCGCTCCTTCGGGCCCGCAGTCGTCACATGGACCTGGAAAGACCAATGG GTGTACTGGGTGGGCCCCATCCTGGGTGGGATCATGGCCGCCGGCCTCTACGAGTACCTGTACTGCCCCGACCCAGAGCTGAAGAGCCGTTTCGGGGGAGTCTTCTCCAAGGACGCCTCCGGGAAATACAGAGAGGCCGAGGGCCTGGTGGAGAAGGTGACGGCGGTCCACACCGTGGACTtggagaagggagagaagaaGGACTCCTTCAAAGACCCGTCCAGCGACGTCCTCTCATCGGTATGA